One Syngnathoides biaculeatus isolate LvHL_M chromosome 4, ASM1980259v1, whole genome shotgun sequence DNA window includes the following coding sequences:
- the LOC133498912 gene encoding nucleus accumbens-associated protein 2-like isoform X4 encodes MPDIQVATAAPRPASRPGAALPKPACNMAESSLQFSIGDFGSSVLSSLNQQRLLGLHCDVSILVQGQVFKAHRAVLAASSLYFRDLFSAESSDSLEWSRSTEQLVLMYTAGYLQVQNIVERSLELMKTNTASSSPYCCDSQTTSADELGPLDRSLVELRGSSPDPSSMSPEDLMLAVSRIKQERLDTPPENCTGTIPEELDARADFAGALRTTREAAVCYLGAAGSLVLGLQSYFLAGGGRRSSDESSLPTDSSPSQPPTEEEPEDGDFGNAAHLGIYQHAIGHPGQETLRLRRACVVVGGDNMALPASLVSQIGYRCHSALYVEGEPGRKLELVAGSGVFMSRGQLMNCHLCAGVKHKVLLRRLLATFFDRNTLANSCGTGIRSSTNDPSRKPLDNRVLNAVKLYCQNFAPSFKESEMNVIAADMCTNARRVRKRWLPKIQSLLPRDDGKVGRGAAGRSAGDGAAPYLCLEVPQHQDQHHRLLMCTASSSPHPQDTDLKGAEPDDTQ; translated from the exons ATGCCAGACATTCAGGTGGCGACAGCAGCACCGAGACCAGCATCACGACCAGGAGCTGCCCTCCCTAAGCCCGCCTGCAACATGGCGGAGTCCAGTCTTCAGTTTTCGATCGGCGACTTCGGCAGTAGCGTTCTGAGCAGCCTGAATCAGCAAAGACTTCTTGGACTCCACTGCGACGTCTCCATCCTAGTCCAGGGTCAGGTCTTCAAGGCCCACCGCGCCGTCCTGGCCGCGTCTTCTCTTTACTTCCGAGACCTGTTCAGCGCCGAGTCGTCCGACTCTTTGGAGTGGTCCCGGTCTAC cgagcagttggtcctgatgtaCACGGCCGGCTATCTGCAGGTCCAGAATATTGTAGAGAGGAGCCTCGAACTCATGAAGACCAATACCGCATCCTCGTCGCCGTACTGCTGCGACTCCCAG ACAACTTCAGCAGACGAGCTCGGACCTTTAGACCGGTCTTTGGTCGAGCTCCGGGGTTCCAGCCCGGACCCGTCATCCATGAGTCCAGAGGACCTAATGTTGGCCGTGAGCCGGATCAAACAGGAACGTCTGGACACACCTCCTGAGAACTGCACGGGAACAATTCCAGAAGAACTGGATGCCAG AGCTGACTTTGCAGGGGCACTCCGGACCACGAGAGAGGCTGCCGTTTGTTACCTGGGTGCAGCTGGGAGTCTGGTCCTGGGACTGCAGTCCTACTTCCTGGCAGGCGGGGGGCGTCGTAGTTCAGATGAGTCCAGCCTGCCCACAGACTCGTCCCCCTCGCAACCGCCAACGGAGGAGGAGCCGGAGGACGGGGACTTCGGCAATGCCGCGCACCTCGGTATATACCAGCACGCAATTGGACACCCGG GCCAGGAGACGCTGCGCCTGCGGCGTGCGTGCGTGGTGGTGGGCGGGGACAACATGGCCCTCCCCGCCAGTCTGGTCAGTCAGATCGGTTATCGATGCCACTCGGCGCTTTACGTGGAGGGAGAACCCGGACGCAAGCTGGAACTGGTGGCAG GTTCGGGCGTGTTCATGTCACGAGGTCAACTGATGAACTGTCACCTTTGTGCGGGGGTCAAACACAAAGTTCTGCTCAGGAGGCTGCTGGCGACCTTCTTTGACAG AAACACTCTGGCCAACAGCTGCGGGACCGGGATCCGCTCCTCCACCAACGACCCGAGCCGGAAGCCGCTGGACAACCGAGTGTTGAACGCCGTCAAAC TGTACTGCCAGAACTTTGCTCCGAGCTTCAAGGAGAGCGAGATGAATGTGATCGCGGCCGACATGTGCACCAACGCTCGCAGAGTTCGAAAGCGATGGCTGCCCAAGATCCAATCGCTGCTGCCCCGCGACGACGGCAAGGTCGGCAGGGGGGCCGCGGGGCGGTCGGCGGGGGACGGTGCCGCCCCCTACCTTTGCCTGGAGGTGCCACAACATCAGGACCAGCACCACCGCCTCCTTATGTGCACCGCGTCCTCTTCGCCGCACCCCCAGGACACTGACCTCAAGGGGGCGGAGCCTGACGACACCCAATAA
- the LOC133498912 gene encoding nucleus accumbens-associated protein 2-like isoform X1 encodes MPDIQVATAAPRPASRPGAALPKPACNMAESSLQFSIGDFGSSVLSSLNQQRLLGLHCDVSILVQGQVFKAHRAVLAASSLYFRDLFSAESSDSLEWSRSTYELPSSVTPSCFRQILTFCYTGCLNMVASEQLVLMYTAGYLQVQNIVERSLELMKTNTASSSPYCCDSQTTSADELGPLDRSLVELRGSSPDPSSMSPEDLMLAVSRIKQERLDTPPENCTGTIPEELDARADFAGALRTTREAAVCYLGAAGSLVLGLQSYFLAGGGRRSSDESSLPTDSSPSQPPTEEEPEDGDFGNAAHLGIYQHAIGHPGQETLRLRRACVVVGGDNMALPASLVSQIGYRCHSALYVEGEPGRKLELVAGSGVFMSRGQLMNCHLCAGVKHKVLLRRLLATFFDRNTLANSCGTGIRSSTNDPSRKPLDNRVLNAVKLYCQNFAPSFKESEMNVIAADMCTNARRVRKRWLPKIQSLLPRDDGKVGRGAAGRSAGDGAAPYLCLEVPQHQDQHHRLLMCTASSSPHPQDTDLKGAEPDDTQ; translated from the exons ATGCCAGACATTCAGGTGGCGACAGCAGCACCGAGACCAGCATCACGACCAGGAGCTGCCCTCCCTAAGCCCGCCTGCAACATGGCGGAGTCCAGTCTTCAGTTTTCGATCGGCGACTTCGGCAGTAGCGTTCTGAGCAGCCTGAATCAGCAAAGACTTCTTGGACTCCACTGCGACGTCTCCATCCTAGTCCAGGGTCAGGTCTTCAAGGCCCACCGCGCCGTCCTGGCCGCGTCTTCTCTTTACTTCCGAGACCTGTTCAGCGCCGAGTCGTCCGACTCTTTGGAGTGGTCCCGGTCTACGTATGAGCTTCCGTCCTCGGTGACGCCATCTTGTTTCCGGCAGATCCTGACCTTCTGCTACACGGGCTGTCTCAACATGGTCGCCAGcgagcagttggtcctgatgtaCACGGCCGGCTATCTGCAGGTCCAGAATATTGTAGAGAGGAGCCTCGAACTCATGAAGACCAATACCGCATCCTCGTCGCCGTACTGCTGCGACTCCCAG ACAACTTCAGCAGACGAGCTCGGACCTTTAGACCGGTCTTTGGTCGAGCTCCGGGGTTCCAGCCCGGACCCGTCATCCATGAGTCCAGAGGACCTAATGTTGGCCGTGAGCCGGATCAAACAGGAACGTCTGGACACACCTCCTGAGAACTGCACGGGAACAATTCCAGAAGAACTGGATGCCAG AGCTGACTTTGCAGGGGCACTCCGGACCACGAGAGAGGCTGCCGTTTGTTACCTGGGTGCAGCTGGGAGTCTGGTCCTGGGACTGCAGTCCTACTTCCTGGCAGGCGGGGGGCGTCGTAGTTCAGATGAGTCCAGCCTGCCCACAGACTCGTCCCCCTCGCAACCGCCAACGGAGGAGGAGCCGGAGGACGGGGACTTCGGCAATGCCGCGCACCTCGGTATATACCAGCACGCAATTGGACACCCGG GCCAGGAGACGCTGCGCCTGCGGCGTGCGTGCGTGGTGGTGGGCGGGGACAACATGGCCCTCCCCGCCAGTCTGGTCAGTCAGATCGGTTATCGATGCCACTCGGCGCTTTACGTGGAGGGAGAACCCGGACGCAAGCTGGAACTGGTGGCAG GTTCGGGCGTGTTCATGTCACGAGGTCAACTGATGAACTGTCACCTTTGTGCGGGGGTCAAACACAAAGTTCTGCTCAGGAGGCTGCTGGCGACCTTCTTTGACAG AAACACTCTGGCCAACAGCTGCGGGACCGGGATCCGCTCCTCCACCAACGACCCGAGCCGGAAGCCGCTGGACAACCGAGTGTTGAACGCCGTCAAAC TGTACTGCCAGAACTTTGCTCCGAGCTTCAAGGAGAGCGAGATGAATGTGATCGCGGCCGACATGTGCACCAACGCTCGCAGAGTTCGAAAGCGATGGCTGCCCAAGATCCAATCGCTGCTGCCCCGCGACGACGGCAAGGTCGGCAGGGGGGCCGCGGGGCGGTCGGCGGGGGACGGTGCCGCCCCCTACCTTTGCCTGGAGGTGCCACAACATCAGGACCAGCACCACCGCCTCCTTATGTGCACCGCGTCCTCTTCGCCGCACCCCCAGGACACTGACCTCAAGGGGGCGGAGCCTGACGACACCCAATAA
- the LOC133498912 gene encoding nucleus accumbens-associated protein 2-like isoform X3, translating into MPDIQVATAAPRPASRPGAALPKPACNMAESSLQFSIGDFGSSVLSSLNQQRLLGLHCDVSILVQGQVFKAHRAVLAASSLYFRDLFSAESSDSLEWSRSTYELPSSVTPSCFRQILTFCYTGCLNMVASEQLVLMYTAGYLQVQNIVERSLELMKTNTASSSPYCCDSQTTSADELGPLDRSLVELRGSSPDPSSMSPEDLMLAVSRIKQERLDTPPENCTGTIPEELDARADFAGALRTTREAAVCYLGAAGSLVLGLQSYFLAGGGRRSSDESSLPTDSSPSQPPTEEEPEDGDFGNAAHLGQETLRLRRACVVVGGDNMALPASLVSQIGYRCHSALYVEGEPGRKLELVAGSGVFMSRGQLMNCHLCAGVKHKVLLRRLLATFFDRNTLANSCGTGIRSSTNDPSRKPLDNRVLNAVKLYCQNFAPSFKESEMNVIAADMCTNARRVRKRWLPKIQSLLPRDDGKVGRGAAGRSAGDGAAPYLCLEVPQHQDQHHRLLMCTASSSPHPQDTDLKGAEPDDTQ; encoded by the exons ATGCCAGACATTCAGGTGGCGACAGCAGCACCGAGACCAGCATCACGACCAGGAGCTGCCCTCCCTAAGCCCGCCTGCAACATGGCGGAGTCCAGTCTTCAGTTTTCGATCGGCGACTTCGGCAGTAGCGTTCTGAGCAGCCTGAATCAGCAAAGACTTCTTGGACTCCACTGCGACGTCTCCATCCTAGTCCAGGGTCAGGTCTTCAAGGCCCACCGCGCCGTCCTGGCCGCGTCTTCTCTTTACTTCCGAGACCTGTTCAGCGCCGAGTCGTCCGACTCTTTGGAGTGGTCCCGGTCTACGTATGAGCTTCCGTCCTCGGTGACGCCATCTTGTTTCCGGCAGATCCTGACCTTCTGCTACACGGGCTGTCTCAACATGGTCGCCAGcgagcagttggtcctgatgtaCACGGCCGGCTATCTGCAGGTCCAGAATATTGTAGAGAGGAGCCTCGAACTCATGAAGACCAATACCGCATCCTCGTCGCCGTACTGCTGCGACTCCCAG ACAACTTCAGCAGACGAGCTCGGACCTTTAGACCGGTCTTTGGTCGAGCTCCGGGGTTCCAGCCCGGACCCGTCATCCATGAGTCCAGAGGACCTAATGTTGGCCGTGAGCCGGATCAAACAGGAACGTCTGGACACACCTCCTGAGAACTGCACGGGAACAATTCCAGAAGAACTGGATGCCAG AGCTGACTTTGCAGGGGCACTCCGGACCACGAGAGAGGCTGCCGTTTGTTACCTGGGTGCAGCTGGGAGTCTGGTCCTGGGACTGCAGTCCTACTTCCTGGCAGGCGGGGGGCGTCGTAGTTCAGATGAGTCCAGCCTGCCCACAGACTCGTCCCCCTCGCAACCGCCAACGGAGGAGGAGCCGGAGGACGGGGACTTCGGCAATGCCGCGCACCTCG GCCAGGAGACGCTGCGCCTGCGGCGTGCGTGCGTGGTGGTGGGCGGGGACAACATGGCCCTCCCCGCCAGTCTGGTCAGTCAGATCGGTTATCGATGCCACTCGGCGCTTTACGTGGAGGGAGAACCCGGACGCAAGCTGGAACTGGTGGCAG GTTCGGGCGTGTTCATGTCACGAGGTCAACTGATGAACTGTCACCTTTGTGCGGGGGTCAAACACAAAGTTCTGCTCAGGAGGCTGCTGGCGACCTTCTTTGACAG AAACACTCTGGCCAACAGCTGCGGGACCGGGATCCGCTCCTCCACCAACGACCCGAGCCGGAAGCCGCTGGACAACCGAGTGTTGAACGCCGTCAAAC TGTACTGCCAGAACTTTGCTCCGAGCTTCAAGGAGAGCGAGATGAATGTGATCGCGGCCGACATGTGCACCAACGCTCGCAGAGTTCGAAAGCGATGGCTGCCCAAGATCCAATCGCTGCTGCCCCGCGACGACGGCAAGGTCGGCAGGGGGGCCGCGGGGCGGTCGGCGGGGGACGGTGCCGCCCCCTACCTTTGCCTGGAGGTGCCACAACATCAGGACCAGCACCACCGCCTCCTTATGTGCACCGCGTCCTCTTCGCCGCACCCCCAGGACACTGACCTCAAGGGGGCGGAGCCTGACGACACCCAATAA
- the LOC133498912 gene encoding nucleus accumbens-associated protein 2-like isoform X2, whose amino-acid sequence MPDIQVATAAPRPASRPGAALPKPACNMAESSLQFSIGDFGSSVLSSLNQQRLLGLHCDVSILVQGQVFKAHRAVLAASSLYFRDLFSAESSDSLEWSRSTYELPSSVTPSCFRQILTFCYTGCLNMVASEQLVLMYTAGYLQVQNIVERSLELMKTNTASSSPYCCDSQTTSADELGPLDRSLVELRGSSPDPSSMSPEDLMLAVSRIKQERLDTPPENCTGTIPEELDARADFAGALRTTREAAVCYLGAAGSLVLGLQSYFLAGGGRRSSDESSLPTDSSPSQPPTEEEPEDGDFGNAAHLGIYQHAIGHPGQETLRLRRACVVVGGDNMALPASLVSQIGYRCHSALYVEGEPGRKLELVAGSGVFMSRGQLMNCHLCAGVKHKVLLRRLLATFFDSCGTGIRSSTNDPSRKPLDNRVLNAVKLYCQNFAPSFKESEMNVIAADMCTNARRVRKRWLPKIQSLLPRDDGKVGRGAAGRSAGDGAAPYLCLEVPQHQDQHHRLLMCTASSSPHPQDTDLKGAEPDDTQ is encoded by the exons ATGCCAGACATTCAGGTGGCGACAGCAGCACCGAGACCAGCATCACGACCAGGAGCTGCCCTCCCTAAGCCCGCCTGCAACATGGCGGAGTCCAGTCTTCAGTTTTCGATCGGCGACTTCGGCAGTAGCGTTCTGAGCAGCCTGAATCAGCAAAGACTTCTTGGACTCCACTGCGACGTCTCCATCCTAGTCCAGGGTCAGGTCTTCAAGGCCCACCGCGCCGTCCTGGCCGCGTCTTCTCTTTACTTCCGAGACCTGTTCAGCGCCGAGTCGTCCGACTCTTTGGAGTGGTCCCGGTCTACGTATGAGCTTCCGTCCTCGGTGACGCCATCTTGTTTCCGGCAGATCCTGACCTTCTGCTACACGGGCTGTCTCAACATGGTCGCCAGcgagcagttggtcctgatgtaCACGGCCGGCTATCTGCAGGTCCAGAATATTGTAGAGAGGAGCCTCGAACTCATGAAGACCAATACCGCATCCTCGTCGCCGTACTGCTGCGACTCCCAG ACAACTTCAGCAGACGAGCTCGGACCTTTAGACCGGTCTTTGGTCGAGCTCCGGGGTTCCAGCCCGGACCCGTCATCCATGAGTCCAGAGGACCTAATGTTGGCCGTGAGCCGGATCAAACAGGAACGTCTGGACACACCTCCTGAGAACTGCACGGGAACAATTCCAGAAGAACTGGATGCCAG AGCTGACTTTGCAGGGGCACTCCGGACCACGAGAGAGGCTGCCGTTTGTTACCTGGGTGCAGCTGGGAGTCTGGTCCTGGGACTGCAGTCCTACTTCCTGGCAGGCGGGGGGCGTCGTAGTTCAGATGAGTCCAGCCTGCCCACAGACTCGTCCCCCTCGCAACCGCCAACGGAGGAGGAGCCGGAGGACGGGGACTTCGGCAATGCCGCGCACCTCGGTATATACCAGCACGCAATTGGACACCCGG GCCAGGAGACGCTGCGCCTGCGGCGTGCGTGCGTGGTGGTGGGCGGGGACAACATGGCCCTCCCCGCCAGTCTGGTCAGTCAGATCGGTTATCGATGCCACTCGGCGCTTTACGTGGAGGGAGAACCCGGACGCAAGCTGGAACTGGTGGCAG GTTCGGGCGTGTTCATGTCACGAGGTCAACTGATGAACTGTCACCTTTGTGCGGGGGTCAAACACAAAGTTCTGCTCAGGAGGCTGCTGGCGACCTTCTTTGACAG CTGCGGGACCGGGATCCGCTCCTCCACCAACGACCCGAGCCGGAAGCCGCTGGACAACCGAGTGTTGAACGCCGTCAAAC TGTACTGCCAGAACTTTGCTCCGAGCTTCAAGGAGAGCGAGATGAATGTGATCGCGGCCGACATGTGCACCAACGCTCGCAGAGTTCGAAAGCGATGGCTGCCCAAGATCCAATCGCTGCTGCCCCGCGACGACGGCAAGGTCGGCAGGGGGGCCGCGGGGCGGTCGGCGGGGGACGGTGCCGCCCCCTACCTTTGCCTGGAGGTGCCACAACATCAGGACCAGCACCACCGCCTCCTTATGTGCACCGCGTCCTCTTCGCCGCACCCCCAGGACACTGACCTCAAGGGGGCGGAGCCTGACGACACCCAATAA